A genome region from Methanobacterium subterraneum includes the following:
- a CDS encoding glycosyltransferase family 2 protein, translating into MNNQEKLYIYPIRANDQIKYLKSLLDNSQFKISIIIPVYNVENYIRNALNSIIRQSIGLEHLEVIMVNDCSTDNSGKIMDEYASKYKNFKAIHLPENSGAAGKPRNIGIENSNGNYLMFLDPDDYYTEDACEVLYNRIVAENVDIVFSRYVYVFENKIQRCHSIFGDLDEIKVKKIDEEPGLFTIPPSVWTKIFKRSFIVENDIRFPEGVPAQDLTFVVHSFLEANGIVYLNNRFLFNYNRIRDSKGDKGISRNRNKKNLMGMIQAYHKTFDLLKNYGKEEFYPTLFKGHLQFWMDGFIISNTSSIEKRELLETIGFLIEEFNKYDIELNKRYLTPLFNNIVDKRYNDAISLSEIIKNFIETQNKIEKEKNDLQRILDSNKNELSEHLTFTGYIKYKSKNIAYRINKRFKLSINNLYLKLENFSVNKKDRIFKLYIQLQGFNPSTRYDDLTLILPYRKTNDPDREENLDITLNYLSKIGINNIIISEHADVSARNFLTSKFSKLFKSFIVVHTNSNGDLFQLAKAVNRGVDKAKTPYIAYYDVDCLTKKKNINMAIFLLNKHYDVVHPFNKRVNDIVDKKTFIKNYDFNTVKTPEQNRPWADGGIVFWNKYSFINIGMQNEYFTGWGGEDNELMLRADIFNLKQYRIDDTLYHLYHHRPQKRTQNNVEQLQKTRQMTKELCLDEINHWPWVIDAKKRLNVK; encoded by the coding sequence ATGAATAATCAAGAAAAATTGTATATATATCCAATCAGAGCTAATGATCAAATCAAATATCTAAAATCACTTTTAGATAATAGTCAATTCAAAATAAGCATAATAATCCCCGTATATAATGTAGAAAACTATATTCGAAATGCTTTAAACTCAATTATAAGACAAAGTATTGGTTTAGAACATCTAGAAGTTATTATGGTGAATGATTGTTCCACTGATAATAGTGGGAAAATAATGGACGAATATGCTAGTAAATATAAAAATTTCAAGGCTATACATCTACCCGAAAACAGCGGAGCTGCTGGAAAGCCAAGAAACATTGGAATTGAAAATTCTAATGGAAATTATTTAATGTTCCTTGATCCTGATGATTATTATACTGAGGATGCTTGTGAAGTCTTATATAATAGGATCGTTGCGGAAAATGTAGATATTGTATTTAGTAGATATGTTTATGTTTTTGAAAATAAAATCCAAAGATGTCACAGTATTTTTGGAGATTTAGATGAAATAAAAGTCAAAAAAATTGATGAAGAACCTGGACTCTTTACAATTCCTCCGTCAGTATGGACAAAAATATTTAAAAGAAGTTTCATTGTGGAAAATGATATTAGATTTCCAGAAGGTGTTCCTGCCCAAGACCTGACTTTCGTAGTCCATTCTTTTCTAGAAGCAAATGGAATTGTATACTTAAATAATCGTTTTTTGTTTAATTATAATCGAATACGTGATTCAAAAGGTGATAAAGGCATAAGTCGAAATAGGAATAAGAAAAACTTAATGGGTATGATTCAGGCATACCATAAAACATTCGATTTATTGAAGAATTATGGGAAAGAAGAATTTTATCCAACTCTTTTTAAGGGACATTTACAATTCTGGATGGATGGTTTTATTATAAGTAATACAAGTTCAATTGAAAAAAGAGAATTGTTAGAAACAATAGGTTTTCTTATCGAGGAATTCAATAAATATGATATAGAACTCAATAAAAGGTATTTAACTCCACTTTTTAATAATATAGTCGATAAAAGATATAATGATGCAATTTCACTGTCTGAGATTATTAAAAATTTCATAGAAACTCAAAATAAAATAGAAAAAGAAAAAAATGATTTACAACGAATATTAGATTCAAATAAAAACGAATTGTCAGAACACCTAACTTTTACTGGTTATATAAAATACAAATCGAAAAATATTGCTTATCGGATCAATAAACGATTTAAATTGAGTATTAACAATTTGTATCTCAAATTAGAAAATTTTTCGGTAAATAAAAAAGATAGAATTTTTAAACTATATATCCAACTGCAGGGGTTTAACCCTTCCACACGATATGATGATTTAACATTAATTCTACCCTACCGAAAAACAAATGATCCGGATCGTGAAGAGAATCTGGATATTACTTTGAATTATTTAAGTAAAATAGGGATTAATAATATAATAATATCTGAACATGCAGATGTCTCAGCTAGAAATTTTCTAACTTCTAAATTTTCCAAATTATTTAAATCATTTATTGTTGTCCACACAAATTCAAATGGAGACTTATTCCAATTAGCTAAAGCTGTTAATAGGGGTGTGGATAAAGCTAAAACTCCTTACATTGCTTATTATGATGTTGATTGTTTAACGAAGAAAAAAAATATTAATATGGCTATTTTTTTATTAAATAAGCATTATGATGTTGTCCATCCATTCAATAAAAGAGTTAATGATATAGTTGATAAGAAAACTTTCATAAAAAACTATGATTTTAACACAGTCAAAACTCCTGAACAGAATAGGCCTTGGGCTGATGGAGGTATTGTTTTCTGGAATAAATATTCTTTTATAAATATTGGAATGCAAAATGAATATTTCACTGGTTGGGGTGGCGAAGACAACGAACTAATGCTAAGAGCAGATATATTTAACCTAAAACAATATAGAATCGACGATACATTATACCATCTTTATCATCATAGGCCCCAAAAGAGAACTCAAAATAATGTTGAACAATTACAAAAAACTCGACAGATGACTAAGGAGTTATGTTTGGATGAAATAAATCATTGGCCTTGGGTGATTGATGCTAAAAAAAGGTTGAATGTTAAATGA
- a CDS encoding ABC transporter permease, which yields MAGNVTGHRFLHNFRKYKFLLYQLVSRDIKTKYRKSVLGIFWSFLEPLLTMIVLTIIFSTIFKGWGVQNYPVYLLTGRLIFTFFAGGTSAAMRSIRGSAGILKTVYVPKYIYSLSAILSNFVTFLLSLVVLFLVMAATHAPFTIYIIFTSLPILALLFFTIGVGLILATVNVFFRDLQHLYGVFLTLLMYATPIFYPPSIVPASFRFIQDYNPIYAVISCCRDAFLYGKLYDPHQLIFALISAAVAMIVGLTLFYKYQDKFILHV from the coding sequence ATGGCAGGGAACGTCACTGGACACAGATTTCTACACAATTTTAGAAAATATAAATTCCTACTTTACCAGTTAGTAAGCAGGGACATAAAAACTAAATACCGTAAATCTGTTTTAGGAATATTTTGGAGTTTTTTAGAACCCCTTCTTACCATGATCGTGCTTACAATCATATTTTCAACTATATTTAAAGGATGGGGAGTTCAAAATTATCCAGTTTATCTATTAACTGGTCGGCTAATTTTCACCTTCTTTGCAGGGGGAACCAGTGCTGCCATGAGATCCATAAGGGGTAGTGCCGGAATTTTAAAAACAGTTTATGTGCCAAAGTATATTTATTCCCTTTCGGCAATATTATCCAACTTTGTAACCTTCTTACTATCATTGGTGGTGTTATTTTTAGTCATGGCCGCTACCCATGCTCCATTTACAATTTACATAATCTTCACCAGTTTACCTATCCTTGCGTTACTTTTCTTCACCATAGGGGTGGGACTGATACTGGCCACTGTGAATGTCTTCTTCCGGGATCTTCAACATTTATACGGAGTTTTCTTAACACTTTTAATGTACGCTACACCCATATTTTATCCTCCTAGCATTGTACCTGCAAGTTTCCGTTTCATTCAGGATTATAACCCTATCTATGCAGTTATAAGTTGCTGTAGGGATGCTTTTCTTTACGGTAAATTGTATGATCCACATCAACTAATATTCGCATTAATATCAGCTGCAGTGGCTATGATTGTAGGTTTAACACTGTTCTATAAATACCAGGATAAATTCATACTACACGTATAA
- a CDS encoding glycosyltransferase family 2 protein, whose amino-acid sequence MDLTVIIPNYNGQPFLGECLESLKNQDHPFDVIVIDNASQDGSAAHICENYPEFTLIENQENLGFAAAVNQGIKASSSEYIFLMNNDVQLEQGTISSLLKCIKKDENIFAVSSKIIQYHDPNKMDDAGDEYTILGWTRRVGYGKSPDNYVQEREIFSACAAASIYRRRILEEIGYFDENFFAYMEDVDLSYRARIHGYKCWYCPEAVVYHVGSQTSGSRYNEFKTRLAARNNVYVPYKNMPWPQLLVNLVFLGIGYFIKYIFFSRKGYGRIYWAGLKEGYKSRKKIGKVTYTHKNFKNYFIIQWILIRNTLRFLFY is encoded by the coding sequence ATGGATTTAACAGTTATAATCCCCAACTACAATGGCCAACCTTTTCTAGGGGAGTGTTTGGAATCTCTGAAAAATCAGGATCATCCCTTTGATGTTATTGTTATTGACAACGCGTCTCAGGATGGAAGTGCAGCTCATATCTGTGAAAATTATCCAGAATTCACCCTTATTGAAAACCAAGAGAATCTTGGATTCGCAGCAGCTGTAAATCAGGGAATAAAGGCTTCCAGTTCAGAATATATTTTTCTCATGAATAATGATGTGCAGTTGGAGCAGGGGACCATTTCCAGCCTTTTAAAATGCATTAAAAAGGATGAAAACATCTTTGCAGTTTCTTCGAAGATAATCCAGTACCATGATCCAAATAAAATGGATGATGCAGGGGATGAATACACCATCCTGGGCTGGACACGCCGGGTGGGATATGGGAAATCTCCTGACAACTATGTCCAGGAAAGGGAGATCTTCAGTGCCTGTGCCGCAGCATCAATCTACCGTAGAAGAATCCTGGAAGAAATCGGATACTTTGATGAGAACTTCTTCGCCTACATGGAAGACGTGGACCTCAGCTACCGGGCCAGAATCCATGGTTACAAATGCTGGTACTGTCCCGAAGCAGTTGTTTACCATGTGGGAAGCCAAACCAGCGGGAGCAGGTACAATGAATTCAAAACCAGATTAGCTGCCCGGAACAATGTATATGTTCCTTATAAAAACATGCCCTGGCCTCAACTGTTGGTGAATCTTGTTTTCCTCGGTATAGGCTATTTCATTAAATACATCTTTTTCTCCAGGAAAGGTTATGGAAGGATCTATTGGGCTGGTTTAAAAGAGGGATATAAATCACGAAAAAAGATTGGTAAAGTAACATATACCCATAAAAATTTTAAAAACTATTTCATCATCCAATGGATATTAATCAGGAACACCCTCAGATTCCTGTTTTATTAA
- a CDS encoding FkbM family methyltransferase translates to MASFMSPLNFIKKANRTFNVYLGNYKRIDSFLNSYERNQEKTEAFLKAFLDIYGENQAKNEEFIEKYENNQEKTEAFLKAFLDIYGENQAKNEEFIEKYENNQEKLETFLKGSLDIYRENQEKINDCIDSYISIKENLEKAIDTFNQNYDSCKGYFFNCAENSYEMMNTDQFFQMCFFNNIKLLSHSPSENRIYLETEDGIKLVTNNRFYTISEIYARDGYSVPQLYQFKEFVVFDIGMNRGYAALKFANYDSCKAVYGFEINQETYDFALENLNLNPKLTHKIKAYDFGLSDKNGEIDIYCLPGSDGITTTELEFTNVQSEWLKGKEQMKIEKAMIKEASAIILDIIKKDNINSNIVLKIDTEGSEHKIIDNLIDNDVLDKVDLIMGENHLLGEDLDEKLVGFKNISKKFYTDKIYSFCYVKDKYFKKLPKANF, encoded by the coding sequence ATGGCGTCTTTTATGAGTCCTTTGAACTTTATAAAAAAAGCAAATAGAACATTTAATGTATATCTCGGTAATTATAAGAGAATAGATTCTTTTTTAAATTCATATGAAAGAAACCAAGAAAAGACAGAGGCCTTTTTAAAAGCCTTCTTAGATATATACGGAGAAAACCAAGCTAAAAACGAAGAATTCATAGAAAAATACGAAAACAACCAAGAAAAGACAGAGGCCTTTTTAAAAGCCTTCTTAGATATATACGGAGAAAACCAAGCTAAAAACGAAGAATTCATAGAAAAATACGAAAACAACCAAGAAAAATTAGAAACTTTTTTAAAAGGCTCCTTAGATATATACAGAGAAAACCAAGAAAAAATAAATGATTGTATTGATTCTTATATTTCCATAAAGGAAAATTTGGAAAAGGCTATTGACACCTTCAATCAAAATTATGATAGTTGCAAGGGATATTTCTTTAATTGTGCTGAAAATTCATATGAAATGATGAACACCGATCAATTCTTCCAAATGTGCTTTTTTAATAATATCAAACTTTTATCTCATTCTCCATCAGAAAATAGAATATACCTCGAAACTGAAGATGGGATTAAACTTGTGACAAATAATCGTTTTTACACTATTAGTGAGATTTATGCTAGGGATGGATATTCAGTACCACAATTATATCAGTTTAAAGAATTTGTTGTTTTTGATATAGGAATGAATAGGGGATATGCTGCACTGAAATTCGCTAATTATGATTCCTGCAAAGCAGTCTACGGTTTTGAAATAAATCAAGAAACGTATGATTTTGCTTTAGAGAATCTTAACCTCAACCCCAAGTTAACTCATAAAATAAAAGCATATGACTTTGGACTTTCCGATAAAAATGGAGAAATAGACATATATTGTCTTCCAGGTTCCGATGGGATCACAACCACTGAATTAGAGTTTACTAATGTCCAATCTGAATGGTTAAAAGGTAAAGAACAAATGAAGATTGAAAAGGCGATGATTAAAGAGGCAAGCGCAATTATATTAGATATCATCAAAAAGGATAATATCAATTCAAATATCGTGTTAAAAATAGACACTGAAGGTTCAGAACATAAAATTATTGATAATTTAATAGATAACGATGTATTAGATAAAGTCGATTTAATTATGGGTGAAAACCATTTATTGGGAGAAGATTTGGACGAAAAATTAGTAGGATTTAAAAATATTAGCAAAAAGTTTTATACAGACAAAATTTACAGTTTTTGCTATGTAAAGGATAAATATTTTAAAAAATTACCAAAGGCAAATTTTTAA
- a CDS encoding methyltransferase domain-containing protein translates to MDLEQVYAVVDSISEMDLDKVTEMTSFIKSKKLKNILELRFSYGASSCYIASSLDEMKNGHLTTIVLELARNKQPNIESVLKKLGLFSYVTIYHEPTSYNWRLMKLIERNSAPTFDLCYINGVHDWFNDGFAFFLVDKLLVPGGWIIFDDINLTFNKSPSFKNSEKVQKMPFDERNTAHVRKIYELLVKTHPSYHNFVEKGNWVYAQKNDGISSQILELKKIFRKDELIENYDNNSIKGESELHYWLKTKENEGNLSNDHYEYFYTTFFGLDKDYFNGKKILDIGCGPRGSLEWADMAKERIGLDPLADDYVELGTDKHNMNYVSSGSEHIPFFDNYFDVVCSFNSLDHVDNLEKSISEIKRVLKVGGLFLLLTDVNHEPTECEPISFSFNITEKFKPFKVLDERHYEKSENGLYQSIHVNVPYDHDNAEKRYGILAVKFKKVY, encoded by the coding sequence ATGGATCTTGAACAAGTATATGCTGTTGTTGATAGTATTTCAGAAATGGATTTGGATAAAGTGACTGAAATGACCAGTTTTATCAAATCAAAAAAGTTGAAGAATATATTAGAATTAAGGTTTTCGTATGGAGCATCTTCCTGTTATATTGCAAGTAGTTTGGATGAAATGAAAAATGGTCATCTTACAACAATAGTTCTAGAACTTGCACGAAATAAACAGCCGAATATTGAATCTGTCTTGAAAAAATTAGGATTGTTTTCTTATGTTACAATTTATCATGAGCCTACTTCCTATAATTGGCGATTAATGAAGTTAATTGAACGAAATTCTGCTCCTACATTTGATTTATGTTATATTAATGGAGTTCATGATTGGTTTAATGATGGGTTTGCTTTTTTTCTTGTTGATAAATTACTCGTACCTGGAGGTTGGATAATTTTTGATGATATTAACTTGACTTTCAATAAAAGTCCAAGCTTTAAAAATTCTGAAAAAGTTCAAAAAATGCCTTTCGATGAAAGGAACACAGCTCATGTAAGGAAAATTTATGAATTATTAGTGAAAACTCATCCAAGTTATCATAATTTTGTGGAAAAAGGAAATTGGGTATATGCACAAAAAAATGATGGCATTTCAAGCCAAATTCTTGAGTTAAAAAAAATTTTTAGAAAAGATGAATTAATAGAAAATTATGATAATAATTCAATTAAAGGAGAAAGTGAACTTCATTATTGGCTTAAAACCAAAGAAAATGAAGGTAATCTTAGTAATGATCATTATGAGTATTTCTATACAACTTTTTTTGGTTTAGATAAAGATTATTTTAATGGTAAAAAAATACTGGATATTGGTTGTGGTCCTAGAGGAAGTTTAGAATGGGCAGATATGGCAAAGGAAAGGATAGGACTGGATCCGTTAGCAGATGATTATGTGGAGTTAGGTACTGACAAACATAATATGAATTATGTATCTTCAGGAAGTGAGCATATTCCTTTTTTCGATAATTATTTTGATGTTGTTTGTAGTTTTAATTCATTAGATCATGTTGACAATCTGGAAAAATCAATATCTGAAATTAAAAGGGTTTTGAAAGTGGGAGGGTTATTCTTATTATTAACTGATGTTAATCATGAACCCACTGAATGTGAACCCATTTCTTTTTCGTTTAATATTACAGAAAAATTTAAGCCTTTTAAGGTGTTAGATGAAAGGCACTACGAAAAATCTGAAAATGGCTTATATCAAAGTATTCATGTTAATGTACCATATGATCATGATAATGCTGAAAAAAGGTATGGAATTCTTGCGGTTAAATTTAAAAAGGTTTATTAA
- a CDS encoding CARDB domain-containing protein translates to MKVQCSKCGEEYHLRPDENPSDFQCKCGGELIKTNGPPYNPESPEDEGETDPEASNNTYDDLEKKPPVASNDDREKKKSKSIFDDWKKQYMIVIAVVFLVFIIIAVDSAFFFGDLVVTNVTAPSTALKGQEIIIPNTIKNDGILPTGDCNVTFQFTPEQNSKNIIFLGKLRISDLASGASVTQDTKFTVPQNITPGRYYIRVVVDSNKEIYEANENNNEIYSSTQVNII, encoded by the coding sequence ATGAAAGTCCAATGTTCAAAATGTGGGGAAGAATACCATTTAAGACCAGACGAAAATCCCTCTGACTTCCAATGCAAATGTGGGGGAGAACTAATAAAAACGAATGGCCCCCCATATAATCCTGAATCACCAGAGGATGAAGGGGAGACAGATCCTGAAGCATCAAACAATACCTATGATGACTTGGAGAAAAAACCACCTGTAGCATCAAATGATGACCGGGAGAAAAAAAAATCTAAGAGTATCTTCGATGACTGGAAAAAACAGTACATGATTGTTATAGCCGTGGTTTTTTTGGTTTTCATTATTATAGCTGTGGATAGTGCTTTTTTCTTTGGGGATCTGGTTGTGACCAATGTAACCGCTCCCTCAACTGCCTTGAAGGGTCAGGAAATAATCATACCTAACACCATTAAAAACGACGGTATTTTACCCACCGGTGATTGTAATGTTACCTTCCAGTTTACACCGGAACAGAATTCGAAAAACATCATATTTCTGGGAAAATTACGGATTAGTGATCTTGCCAGTGGGGCGAGTGTAACCCAGGATACAAAATTCACAGTACCCCAGAATATCACACCAGGCAGATACTACATTAGGGTGGTAGTAGATTCTAATAAAGAAATATACGAAGCCAACGAAAACAACAATGAGATCTACAGTTCTACTCAGGTCAACATAATATGA
- a CDS encoding UDP-glucose dehydrogenase family protein codes for MKITVIGTGYVGLVTGTCFSEMGNNVYCIDIDNGKIECLKKGIVPIYEPGLEELVLKNQSNGDLIFTNNLKEGLNNSNICFIAVGTPMGEDGSANLQHVLDAAKEVGQLVNHDLIVVNKSTVPVGTADKVKTTILEELEQRNLKFNIEVVSNPEFLKEGSAVEDFMRPDRVIIGSSNENVIETLKELYAPFTTNHERFITMDVRSAEMTKYAANAMLATRISFMNEIANICEKVGADINNVRKGIGSDKRIGYNFLYAGCGYGGSCFPKDVKALIKIAANKGYDANILKEVEALNNQQKLTLVRKVVDKFGESLSGLTFGIWGLSFKPGTDDMREAPSVVTINKLCELGAKVQVYDPQAMEVAEKYYFEDNKKVKYAKNKYDALDSVHSLLLLTEWKEFRSPDFEEMSKRMVNKIIFDGRNQYNKETLKEFGFEYHQIGNGYEGS; via the coding sequence ATGAAAATTACAGTTATCGGAACAGGATACGTGGGATTAGTCACGGGAACCTGTTTTTCAGAGATGGGAAATAATGTTTATTGCATAGATATTGATAATGGGAAGATAGAATGTCTTAAAAAAGGCATAGTACCTATCTACGAACCCGGACTGGAAGAATTAGTACTTAAAAATCAGTCTAATGGCGATCTTATCTTCACCAATAACCTTAAAGAGGGTTTGAATAACTCTAATATTTGTTTCATTGCCGTGGGCACTCCCATGGGTGAAGATGGCAGTGCTAATTTGCAACATGTTCTGGATGCTGCTAAAGAGGTAGGTCAATTGGTAAACCATGACTTGATTGTGGTTAACAAATCCACGGTTCCAGTGGGAACCGCAGATAAAGTGAAAACAACCATACTTGAAGAACTAGAGCAAAGAAATCTTAAATTCAACATAGAAGTAGTTTCAAACCCAGAATTTTTAAAAGAAGGATCTGCGGTGGAAGATTTCATGCGACCTGACCGGGTAATAATTGGATCAAGTAATGAAAATGTAATTGAAACCTTGAAAGAATTATACGCTCCATTCACCACCAACCATGAGAGATTCATCACCATGGATGTTCGCAGTGCAGAAATGACTAAATACGCAGCCAATGCCATGCTCGCCACCAGAATATCCTTCATGAATGAAATAGCCAATATTTGTGAAAAGGTAGGTGCGGATATTAATAACGTTCGAAAGGGTATAGGTAGTGATAAAAGGATTGGATACAATTTTTTGTACGCTGGTTGTGGATATGGAGGCAGTTGTTTCCCTAAAGATGTTAAAGCTTTGATCAAAATCGCAGCTAATAAGGGGTATGACGCTAACATTTTAAAAGAAGTTGAAGCACTTAACAATCAACAGAAACTAACTTTAGTACGTAAAGTAGTAGATAAATTTGGGGAAAGCCTTTCTGGGTTGACTTTTGGAATATGGGGCCTTTCCTTTAAACCTGGTACTGATGATATGCGAGAAGCACCTTCAGTGGTCACCATTAACAAGTTATGTGAATTAGGGGCTAAAGTGCAGGTTTATGATCCACAGGCAATGGAAGTTGCTGAAAAATACTATTTTGAAGATAATAAAAAGGTAAAATATGCAAAAAATAAGTATGATGCCCTGGATAGTGTCCATTCTTTACTATTATTAACTGAGTGGAAGGAATTCAGAAGTCCGGACTTTGAGGAAATGAGTAAAAGGATGGTTAATAAAATAATTTTCGACGGCAGAAACCAGTATAATAAGGAAACACTGAAAGAATTTGGCTTTGAATATCATCAAATAGGCAATGGTTACGAGGGAAGTTGA
- a CDS encoding ABC transporter ATP-binding protein, with protein MAKTVIKVENVKMKFNLSKEKTDNLKEYFIKFIKRELHYHPFWALKGVSFEVNKGDKFGIIGLNGAGKSTLLKLIAGVMKPTEGDITVTGGIVPLLEMGAGFDPDYTGRENIFLKGALLGYTRRFLEEKFDEIVEFSELEEFIDVPLKNYSSGMKARLAFSIATMVEPEILIIDEVLSVGDAKFQEKSREKMNSLLDEDATVLFVSHSTQQVRNICNRAIWLDKGKLITQGPVDEVCDAYEKFINLND; from the coding sequence TTGGCAAAAACTGTTATTAAGGTTGAAAATGTTAAAATGAAATTCAATTTAAGTAAGGAAAAAACAGACAACCTTAAAGAATATTTTATTAAGTTCATAAAAAGAGAACTGCATTACCATCCATTCTGGGCCTTAAAAGGTGTTTCTTTTGAAGTCAACAAGGGAGATAAGTTTGGGATCATTGGATTAAACGGTGCTGGGAAAAGTACACTTTTAAAGCTAATCGCCGGTGTTATGAAACCTACTGAAGGGGATATAACTGTAACTGGGGGTATAGTGCCCTTACTAGAAATGGGGGCCGGTTTTGATCCGGATTACACTGGTCGGGAAAATATTTTTCTTAAAGGCGCTTTATTGGGGTACACCCGGCGTTTTTTAGAAGAAAAATTCGATGAAATAGTGGAGTTTTCCGAGTTAGAAGAATTCATTGATGTCCCCCTGAAAAATTACTCATCAGGGATGAAAGCCAGGCTGGCATTCTCCATTGCCACCATGGTTGAACCGGAAATCTTAATCATTGATGAGGTTCTATCGGTGGGAGATGCTAAATTCCAGGAGAAAAGCCGTGAAAAAATGAATTCACTCTTAGATGAGGATGCAACGGTTCTTTTTGTATCGCATTCCACTCAACAAGTTAGGAATATATGTAACAGGGCAATATGGCTGGATAAAGGTAAATTAATCACCCAGGGTCCAGTTGACGAAGTATGTGATGCTTATGAGAAGTTTATCAACTTAAACGATTAG